In Anaerobranca californiensis DSM 14826, the DNA window CCCGTTTTTGTTGGGCAAGTTTAATCCTCTCAATAATTTCATCATTTAGCCCAAATCCACTGGTAATGATGACCTCTGCTTGAGGAAAAGCCCTTTTTACTGCATGATAATCATTTTTACCTTCCACCACTATTATTTCCTTTATTTCTTCCATTTTCTTTTCACCTATCTCGAAATAAAATTAATAAAGCAAAATAAGGTAGAGAGATCCTCTCTCCACCTAAACATTATAACTCCCGGTCAATTATATACACAACCCTAATTTGTCTGCCAAAGCGCCAAGCTTCGTAGTGGGTTGGCATTAGTATATCAATTCTATTGCCTTTTATTGCACTCCCAACATCAGCTGCATAAGCAAAGCCTAAACCTTCTATATACAATAATGATCTCAAAGGAATTCTCGAAGGATCTACTGCTGCAATGTGAGGTCTTTCCCTAGAACCATTCCCTGAAATGGCAGGCCAGCCAATAGATGTATAACCATTAGCATAAGGACCTGTACACTGAGTCCAACCCCTATGGTCAACGGGGCAGCCTGTTCCCTCTACCCCTGAACAATAAGCTGTGGCTGTAACAGTTAACATTCTCTTTACAGCTAATAATCTACCTCCTCGGGAGATAGCCTCTATTGTACCATACTCTATAATCCTATCTTGTTTTTCTTTAACAATTTTTTCTTCTAACAAGGTTTTTTCTACCTGTTTCCCATCGTGATATACCACCTTATAAATAAGTTCTTTAACTCCTTCATATCCTTGCTGTAATATCCTTGTTTGCCCCCTGAGCATATTATTATTAGCAATTCTTTTTTCCTGGAAAAATATTCTTGTAGTTTCCGTTATAATTTCTTCTTTAACCCTTGTTATATAAATTTTTTTATCCTGGTCTAAGTCCCTTTCTACTATGTCTAACTCCCCTAGTTCTATATTTGCTAAAGCTAATATTATAGCTAAATCGGGGTCTGGATATAAAACTACCGTTTCTTTACCATCATAATAAATTGTGTATTACATTAACCCTATCTTCTTCCCTTAGATTTAAATCTAATTCTCCTAAAACATCTTTAAAAGTAGATTTAAAAGTTATTATTTCATAAGTTTGGTTATCAACAATTACTGAAACTTTTTTGGCTCCAAAAACTAATGCTAACCCAAGAATAAGTAAAAATCCTACTCCCCCCACAAGGATCCTTTTTAACAACTATCTTGCCCCCTCTCCTAAAAACTACCCCAAAAATTTCCTAAATTTTAATTGTTATCATTATTATTTAATTCTATACTTAATTTAAAGAAATTTATGCTATTTTTTGTAGTGTTATATGCAACTTTATCAAAGGAAATACCCTTAATTTCCGCTATTTTATCAATAACAAATTTCACATAGTAAGGATAGTTTACCTTACCCCTAAATGGTTCAGGGGTTAAATAAGGGCAATCAGTCTCTACTAATAAATATTCCAAGGGTATTTCTTTTACCACTTCCACCGTTTTTTTAGCATTTTTAAAAGTTACAGGACCAGCTATAGACAACATGTACCCCATTTTAATCAGCTCTTTAGCTGTTTCTACACTACCGGAATAACAATGGAAAACACCTTTATATTGGGGGTTAGGAAATCTTTTTAAAATTTCCAGCATATCACCCATGGCATCCCTTTGATGAATAACAAATGGTTTTTTTAGTGAAAAAGCTAATTCTAGCTGCTGACAAAAGATCTCTTTTTGTACTTCTTTAGGGGAGAATTGATAATAGTAATCTAATCCCATTTCCCCTAAAGCCACAACTTTAGGTTTTTGAACCAGCTCTTCTAACTTCAATAAATAATCTTCAGGAACTCCTTGGGCATCATGGGGATGTATCCCAACGGTAGTATAAACAGCTGAATATTTTTCCGCTATTTCTACCCCACTTAATGATGAAGGGAGATCATAGCCTGAATTAACAAAGGCTATAACTCCATTTTCTTCACTTTCCCTGATAATTTCTCCCACAGTTTTTTTAAGTTTAGGGTTATCTAAATGACAGTGACTATCTATAAACAAAAACTTCATCCCCCTATTTAACAATACTTCCCGAAATAATATCTTTATCAATACCTGATAATACTAAATTACCATCATCATCACTGGCAGCTAAAATCATCCCTTCTGATAGTACCCCTCTTAATTTAACTGGTTTTAAATTGGCAACAAAAATCACTTTTTTTCCAACTAATTCTTCTGGCTGATAGTATTTAGCAATTCCTGCAACCACTTGTTTTTCAACATTCCCTAACTTTAATTGCACTTTTAATAATTTATCAGCTTTTTCTATCCTCTCTGCCTTTACAACTTCTGCTACCCGCAGTTCAACTTTAGAAAACTCTTCTATAGAAATCAAGTCTTTTTCTGGTATCTTTATCATTTTTGTGTTCTCCTTTTCCCCTTCTTCTTTTTCAAAAGCTGCCAAATCAATCCTTGGAAATAATGG includes these proteins:
- a CDS encoding TatD family hydrolase, with amino-acid sequence MFIDSHCHLDNPKLKKTVGEIIRESEENGVIAFVNSGYDLPSSLSGVEIAEKYSAVYTTVGIHPHDAQGVPEDYLLKLEELVQKPKVVALGEMGLDYYYQFSPKEVQKEIFCQQLELAFSLKKPFVIHQRDAMGDMLEILKRFPNPQYKGVFHCYSGSVETAKELIKMGYMLSIAGPVTFKNAKKTVEVVKEIPLEYLLVETDCPYLTPEPFRGKVNYPYYVKFVIDKIAEIKGISFDKVAYNTTKNSINFFKLSIELNNNDNN
- a CDS encoding G5 domain-containing protein, translating into MYYDGKETVVLYPDPDLAIILALANIELGELDIVERDLDQDKKIYITRVKEEIITETTRIFFQEKRIANNNMLRGQTRILQQGYEGVKELIYKVVYHDGKQVEKTLLEEKIVKEKQDRIIEYGTIEAISRGGRLLAVKRMLTVTATAYCSGVEGTGCPVDHRGWTQCTGPYANGYTSIGWPAISGNGSRERPHIAAVDPSRIPLRSLLYIEGLGFAYAADVGSAIKGNRIDILMPTHYEAWRFGRQIRVVYIIDREL
- a CDS encoding ubiquitin-like domain-containing protein — its product is MLKRILVGGVGFLLILGLALVFGAKKVSVIVDNQTYEIITFKSTFKDVLGELDLNLREEDRVNVIHNLL